In a single window of the Delftia tsuruhatensis genome:
- a CDS encoding TonB-dependent siderophore receptor produces the protein MTAFSILAKPLPGLRPLPLALSAAAFFSTPALAQGQAQPAASVPSAPSSQEQTLLPAVEVVGRTASGAYHTDEAAGAKTDLPLRELPQSVRVITRQAMDDLGATKLDDVLDYVGGVSRQNNFGGLWDNIVIRGLPGDQNVGMATLFNGFSSGRGFNAPRDLAGVERIEFLKGTAAALYGSSEPGGTLNVVSKRPLWTPSHSVEAYAGSYGLRRGALDSTGPIGENFAYRLNIAVEDRDSFRDFVGAGRQVIAPAFTWKLGRDTVLEYSGELLRHKTPLDRGVAAVGDRLGAISRSRFLGDPRDGDVTVENRTHQFILSHEWSAQWRSRLGLSYRETSINGFSTEPHALLANGDLTRQRRFRDYQSDDIAVQAELQGTVKTGTVEHELLLGLESFRFDMDTVMLRANPTAANPYAINIYNPVYGGTQPVPTANTDTFERQRNTAFYLQDAIKLSPQWRVVAGLRMDRYDQSLHNRRTGATTQQDPTSTSPRLGLSWLPLPQWTFYANVGRSFRPNVGVDVAGAGFSPESGRSLELGAKWESADRRMGATAAMFDIRKRNVLTADPGNAGYSVSAGEIRSRGLEFDFAGQVTQRWRLNASLVLNGVEISRDNTLEVGGRLLNVPKVNGSVLAVYENAFSNGQRYGIGGGITRVGKRLGQARTQAEADAGKAAFDLPGYTTAKLVAHWRISPTLRLTLDVDNLFDKTYYTSSYSRLWVTPGTARTVTVGLQAKF, from the coding sequence ATGACTGCCTTCTCCATCCTCGCGAAGCCGCTTCCCGGCCTTCGCCCGCTGCCGCTTGCCCTGAGCGCTGCCGCTTTCTTCTCCACGCCCGCGCTGGCCCAGGGCCAGGCACAACCTGCGGCATCCGTGCCGTCGGCGCCGTCGTCCCAGGAGCAGACCCTGCTGCCTGCCGTGGAAGTCGTGGGCCGCACGGCCTCGGGCGCCTATCACACCGATGAGGCGGCAGGCGCCAAGACCGACCTGCCGCTGCGCGAGCTGCCGCAGTCGGTGCGCGTGATCACGCGCCAGGCCATGGACGACCTGGGAGCCACCAAGCTTGACGATGTGCTGGACTATGTGGGCGGCGTCTCGCGCCAGAACAACTTTGGCGGCCTGTGGGACAACATCGTCATTCGCGGCCTGCCCGGCGATCAGAACGTGGGCATGGCCACCTTGTTCAACGGCTTTTCCTCGGGGCGCGGCTTCAACGCGCCGCGTGATCTGGCCGGCGTGGAGCGCATCGAGTTCCTCAAGGGCACGGCCGCTGCGCTCTACGGCAGCAGCGAGCCGGGCGGCACGCTGAACGTCGTCTCCAAGCGTCCGCTGTGGACGCCTTCGCATTCCGTGGAAGCCTATGCGGGCAGCTACGGGCTGCGGCGCGGCGCGCTCGACAGCACGGGACCGATTGGCGAGAACTTTGCCTACCGGCTCAACATCGCTGTGGAGGACCGCGACAGCTTCCGCGACTTCGTGGGCGCCGGCCGCCAGGTGATTGCGCCGGCCTTCACCTGGAAGCTGGGGCGCGATACGGTGCTGGAGTACTCGGGCGAGCTGCTGCGCCACAAGACGCCGCTGGACCGTGGCGTGGCGGCCGTGGGCGACCGCCTGGGCGCCATCTCGCGCAGCCGCTTCCTGGGCGACCCGCGCGATGGCGATGTGACGGTGGAAAACCGCACGCACCAGTTCATCCTCTCGCATGAGTGGAGCGCGCAGTGGCGCAGCCGCCTGGGCCTGTCCTACCGCGAGACCTCGATCAACGGCTTTTCCACCGAACCCCATGCGCTGCTGGCCAATGGTGACCTGACGCGCCAGCGGCGTTTCCGCGACTACCAGTCCGACGACATCGCCGTGCAGGCCGAGCTGCAGGGCACGGTGAAAACGGGCACCGTCGAACACGAGCTGCTGCTGGGTCTGGAGAGCTTTCGCTTCGACATGGATACGGTGATGCTGCGCGCCAACCCCACGGCGGCCAATCCCTATGCCATCAATATCTACAACCCCGTCTACGGCGGCACGCAGCCCGTGCCCACGGCCAATACCGATACCTTCGAGCGCCAGCGCAACACGGCCTTCTACCTGCAGGACGCCATCAAGCTCTCGCCCCAGTGGCGCGTGGTGGCCGGCCTGCGCATGGACCGCTATGACCAGTCGCTGCACAACCGCCGCACGGGCGCGACCACGCAGCAGGACCCGACCTCGACCTCGCCACGCCTGGGCCTGAGCTGGCTGCCGCTGCCGCAATGGACCTTCTATGCCAACGTGGGCCGCTCGTTCCGGCCCAACGTGGGCGTCGATGTGGCCGGCGCGGGCTTCAGTCCCGAATCCGGCCGCTCCTTGGAGCTGGGCGCCAAGTGGGAAAGCGCCGACCGGCGCATGGGCGCCACGGCCGCGATGTTCGACATCCGCAAGCGCAACGTGCTGACGGCCGACCCGGGCAACGCCGGCTACTCGGTCTCGGCCGGCGAGATCCGCAGCCGGGGCCTGGAGTTCGACTTTGCCGGCCAGGTCACGCAGCGCTGGCGCCTGAATGCGAGCCTGGTGCTCAACGGCGTGGAGATCTCCCGCGACAACACGCTGGAAGTGGGCGGGCGCCTGCTCAACGTGCCCAAGGTCAACGGCAGCGTGCTGGCTGTCTACGAGAACGCCTTCTCCAACGGCCAGCGCTACGGCATTGGCGGCGGCATCACCCGTGTGGGCAAGCGCCTGGGCCAGGCCCGCACGCAGGCCGAGGCCGATGCGGGCAAGGCGGCCTTCGATCTGCCCGGCTACACCACCGCCAAGCTGGTGGCCCACTGGCGCATCAGCCCCACGCTGCGCCTGACGCTGGACGTGGACAACCTCTTTGACAAGACCTACTACACCAGCTCGTACAGCCGGCTGTGGGTAACGCCGGGCACCGCTCGCACCGTCACCGTAGGCCTTCAAGCAAAGTTCTGA